The genomic stretch TTTTCCTGCAAAGCGCGCAGGCCGGGCGTATTGGGGGAGCTGACGTTGACCACAAAATAATCTACGCAGTCAAACAGCTCGCGGAAGCACAGTTCATAATCTTTCCAGGCATCCTCATTGGGCGTCACTTTGTTCTTACCAATGTTGCCGCCAATGATCATCTTGCCTTGCTGGCGCCAGGCGCGCAGCCGCTGGGCCACTACTTTCACCCCTTCATTATTAAAACCCATACGGTTGATCAGGCCTTTGTCGGCCGGCAGGCGGAACAGGCGTTGCCGGTCGTTCCCCGGCTGGGGCTTCGGTGTTACGGTGCCGATCTCCACATGGCCAAAGCCCAGCGCCTGCAGCTCGGTCAGGTACAGGGCGTTCTTATCAAACCCCGCGGCCAGGCCTACGGGATTGGGGAAATCGAGGCCAAATGCGCCGGTAACCAGCTTCTTAGGCTGGAAACAACGGGTAATGATACTGCGGGAAAAACCAAGTCGGCAGGCGAGCCGGAAAGCGTTCATTGCGAAGTGATGCACAGCTTCAGCATCGAACAGGAATAGAAATTTGCGAATTAACTGGTACATATCGGGTTGCGAAGATACGGCAAGTTTTAACGGGTGCTTATTTTGCCGGAAGAAATAAGCGTATTAACTTTAGGATTGAAGGTTGCATAAACAACTAACAATCCTAAATTTTATTGTATGCAGGAAGCCTATATCGTAGCGGGTTATCGTACTGCCGTTGGCAAATCCAAAAGAGGGGTGTTTCGTTTTTACCGTCCGGACGACCTGGCGGTGGAAGTGATCAAAGGCCTGGTGGCCTCTGTGCCCCA from Candidatus Pseudobacter hemicellulosilyticus encodes the following:
- a CDS encoding quinone-dependent dihydroorotate dehydrogenase, producing MYQLIRKFLFLFDAEAVHHFAMNAFRLACRLGFSRSIITRCFQPKKLVTGAFGLDFPNPVGLAAGFDKNALYLTELQALGFGHVEIGTVTPKPQPGNDRQRLFRLPADKGLINRMGFNNEGVKVVAQRLRAWRQQGKMIIGGNIGKNKVTPNEDAWKDYELCFRELFDCVDYFVVNVSSPNTPGLRALQEKDSLRKILSHLQTINQQKTLEGQAARPLLLKIAPDLTQEQIDDVIDLALEIQLDGLVATNTTISREGLVTPAAKVEAMGAGGVSGKPLTRRATDVVKYICQKTNGQLPVIASGGIFTTKDAQEKLDAGAVLVQVWTGFIYEGPGIVKNICSGMGQ